A DNA window from Panthera tigris isolate Pti1 chromosome X, P.tigris_Pti1_mat1.1, whole genome shotgun sequence contains the following coding sequences:
- the ZCCHC18 gene encoding LOW QUALITY PROTEIN: zinc finger CCHC domain-containing protein 18 (The sequence of the model RefSeq protein was modified relative to this genomic sequence to represent the inferred CDS: inserted 1 base in 1 codon; substituted 3 bases at 3 genomic stop codons) has protein sequence MASIIACVGNSQRQNTPLPPWAHSNLRSLGRSLGPLSVNMAERNVKLFSGRVVPAQGEXTFENXLIQVNGVLPDWSMSEEEKLKCLMKTFRGPAREVMCLLQAANPNLRVAAFLQVMKLVFGESESSVTAHGKFFNTLXAQGRKXSLYVILLEVQLQNAIHAGIIAQKDANQTRLHQLLLGAELKMDLHFKLKHLLRMYANNQEHLPNFLELIKMIREEGDWNDTFMKPKRLKRSGLILERAASHMTFQGPQPIAISNDDCNVIEVDDTLDDSNEDVILVESQDPPLTSMDVPPLRVRARCLDQIVVIDSSSSSVAQSPSTSGGSGYKNDGPGDMHRAGKRKYTFFCSYCGEEGHSKETCDSESNKAELFVNVIIILQELTHTEKERSKEVPSRHNDLSGLLVRC, from the exons ATGGCTAGCATCATTGCATGTGTGGGTAACAGCCAGAGGCAAAACACACCCTTGCCACCTTGGGCCCATTCAAATTTGAGGTCTCTGGGGAGGAGTCTTGGTCCTTTAAGTGTCAACATggcagaaagaaatgtgaaattgTTCTCAGGGAGAGTGGTGCCAGCCCAAGGGGAATAAACCTTTGAAAACTGACTGATCCAAGTCAATGGGGTCCTGCCCGATTGGAGTATGTCTGAGGAGGAAAAGCTCAAGTGCTTGATGAAAACCTTTAGGGGCCCTGCCAGGGAGGTCATGTGTTTGCTCCAGGCTGCCAACCCCAATCTAAGAGTGGCTGCTTTCTTGCAGGTAATGAAATTGGTGTTTGGGGAGTCTGAAAGCAGTGTCACTGCCCATGGTAAATTTTTTAACACTCTGTAGGCACAAGGGAGAA ACTCCCTTTATGTGATTCTTTTAGAAGTGCAGCTTCAGAATGCTATTCACGCAGGGATCATAGCTCAGAAAGATGCAAACCAGACTCGCCTGCACCAGCTCCTTTTAGGAGCTGAGCTGAAAATGGACCTGCATTTTAAGCTGAAACATCTTCTTAGGATGTATGCAAATAATCAAGAGCATCTTCCTAATTTTTTGGAGTTAATCAAGATGATAAGGGAGGAAGGGGATTGGAATGACACTTTTATGAAACCGAAGAGACTCAAAAGGTCTGGGCTAATCTTGGAGAGGGCAGCAAGCCACATGACATTTCAGGGCCCTCAGCCAATAGCAATCAGCAATGATGACTGCAATGTGATAGAGGTAGATGATACTCTTGATGACTCAAATGAGGATGTGATCCTAGTTGAGTCTCAGGACCCTCCACTTACATCCATGGATGTCCCTCCTCTCAGAGTCAGGGCCAGATGTCTGGATCAAATAGTGGTTATTGATTCCTCCAGCAGTTCTGTGGCTCAATCTCCTTCTACCAGTGGGGGTTCTGGGTATAAGAATGATGGTCCTGGGGATATGCATAGAGCCGGGAAGcgaaaatacacattcttctgttCATATTGTGGTGAGGAGGGCCACTCAAAGGAAACCTGTGACAGTGAGAGCAACAAAGCTGAGTTGTTTGTGAATGTGATCATCATTCTGCAGGAGCTGACACATACAGAAAAGGAGAGGTCAAAAGAAGTCCCTAGCAGACACAatgacctctctgggcttctcgTAAGGTGCTAG